Proteins found in one Acipenser ruthenus chromosome 18, fAciRut3.2 maternal haplotype, whole genome shotgun sequence genomic segment:
- the LOC117423547 gene encoding RNA-binding protein Raly-like isoform X2, with protein MSLKVQTSNITNKNDPKSINSRVFIGNLNTAVVKKSDVETIFSKYGRVLGCSVHKGYAFIQYAGERHARGAVLGESGRVLAGQTLDINMAGEPRPNRPKGLKRSASALYSGYDFDYDYYRDDFYDRLFEYRGRVSPAPRAVPVKRPRVAVPLVRRVKSLPVKLMTRSAAITNNSAKQKLKSSELQAIKSELTQIKSNIDALLGRLEQITEEKYSATEIRKMEESKSEVSQDDSASETEELTEEPLNGDECEEDMNSADALLDSPARGSRDSSSLTIFKLRMWKMLYGKQSPLRNGCDSTVKGSGE; from the exons ATGTCCCTGAAGGTACAAACCAGCAACATCACGAACAAGAACGACCCCAAGTCCATCAACTCCCGCGTCTTCATCGGGAACCTCAACACGGCGGTGGTGAAGAAGTCCGATGTGGAAACCATCTTCTCCAAGTACGGGCGTGTGCTGGGCTGCTCCGTGCACAAGGGCTACGCCTTCATCCAGTACGCGGGCGAGAGGCACGCCAGAGGGGCCGTGCTGGGCGAGAGCGGCCGTGTGCTCGCTGGGCAGACACTGG ATATCAACATGGCAGGAGAGCCCAGACCCAACAGACCCAAAGGGCTGAAGCGATCAGCGTCAGCGCTGTACAG TGGTTATGACTTTGACTATGATTACTACAGAGACGACTTCTATGACAG GCTGTTTGAATACCGCGGCCGCGTGTCTCCTGCCCCTCGAGCGGTCCCAGTGAAGCGCCCCCGTGTGGCTGTGCCGTTAGTGCGCAGAGTGAAGTCACTTCCTGTCAAACTAATGACCCGATCGGCCGCCATCACAAACAACTctgcaaaacagaaat TGAAATCCAGTGAACTTCAAGCAATTAAATCAGAGCTCACCCAGATCAAATCCAACATCGACGCTCTGCTGGGCAGGCTGGAGCAGATCACAGAGGAGAAATACTCAGCGACAG AAATCAGGAAGATGGAGGAGAGTAAGAGCGAAGTCTCGCAGGACGACTCGGCCTCCGAAACAGAAGAGCTGACAGAGGAGCCGCTGAACGGGGACGAGTGTGAGGAGGACATG AATAGTGCTGATGCTTTGCTGGACTCCCCAGCCCGAGGCTCCCGGGACTCATCttcgctgaccatctttaaactAAGAATGTGGAAAATGTTATATG GAAAACAATCACCTCTCAGAAATGGATGCGATTCTACAGTAAAAG GCAGCGGGGAGTAG
- the LOC117423547 gene encoding RNA-binding protein Raly-like isoform X3, which produces MSLKVQTSNITNKNDPKSINSRVFIGNLNTAVVKKSDVETIFSKYGRVLGCSVHKGYAFIQYAGERHARGAVLGESGRVLAGQTLDINMAGEPRPNRPKGLKRSASALYSGYDFDYDYYRDDFYDRLFEYRGRVSPAPRAVPVKRPRVAVPLVRRVKSLPVKLMTRSAAITNNSAKQKLKSSELQAIKSELTQIKSNIDALLGRLEQITEEKYSATEIRKMEESKSEVSQDDSASETEELTEEPLNGDECEEDMENNHLSEMDAILQ; this is translated from the exons ATGTCCCTGAAGGTACAAACCAGCAACATCACGAACAAGAACGACCCCAAGTCCATCAACTCCCGCGTCTTCATCGGGAACCTCAACACGGCGGTGGTGAAGAAGTCCGATGTGGAAACCATCTTCTCCAAGTACGGGCGTGTGCTGGGCTGCTCCGTGCACAAGGGCTACGCCTTCATCCAGTACGCGGGCGAGAGGCACGCCAGAGGGGCCGTGCTGGGCGAGAGCGGCCGTGTGCTCGCTGGGCAGACACTGG ATATCAACATGGCAGGAGAGCCCAGACCCAACAGACCCAAAGGGCTGAAGCGATCAGCGTCAGCGCTGTACAG TGGTTATGACTTTGACTATGATTACTACAGAGACGACTTCTATGACAG GCTGTTTGAATACCGCGGCCGCGTGTCTCCTGCCCCTCGAGCGGTCCCAGTGAAGCGCCCCCGTGTGGCTGTGCCGTTAGTGCGCAGAGTGAAGTCACTTCCTGTCAAACTAATGACCCGATCGGCCGCCATCACAAACAACTctgcaaaacagaaat TGAAATCCAGTGAACTTCAAGCAATTAAATCAGAGCTCACCCAGATCAAATCCAACATCGACGCTCTGCTGGGCAGGCTGGAGCAGATCACAGAGGAGAAATACTCAGCGACAG AAATCAGGAAGATGGAGGAGAGTAAGAGCGAAGTCTCGCAGGACGACTCGGCCTCCGAAACAGAAGAGCTGACAGAGGAGCCGCTGAACGGGGACGAGTGTGAGGAGGACATG GAAAACAATCACCTCTCAGAAATGGATGCGATTCTACAGTAA
- the LOC117423547 gene encoding RNA-binding protein Raly-like isoform X1: MSLKVQTSNITNKNDPKSINSRVFIGNLNTAVVKKSDVETIFSKYGRVLGCSVHKGYAFIQYAGERHARGAVLGESGRVLAGQTLDINMAGEPRPNRPKGLKRSASALYSGYDFDYDYYRDDFYDRLFEYRGRVSPAPRAVPVKRPRVAVPLVRRVKSLPVKLMTRSAAITNNSAKQKLKSSELQAIKSELTQIKSNIDALLGRLEQITEEKYSATEIRKMEESKSEVSQDDSASETEELTEEPLNGDECEEDMNSADALLDSPARGSRDSSSLTIFKLRMWKMLYGKQSPLRNGCDSTVKAGSRKRLSAGNKMF, translated from the exons ATGTCCCTGAAGGTACAAACCAGCAACATCACGAACAAGAACGACCCCAAGTCCATCAACTCCCGCGTCTTCATCGGGAACCTCAACACGGCGGTGGTGAAGAAGTCCGATGTGGAAACCATCTTCTCCAAGTACGGGCGTGTGCTGGGCTGCTCCGTGCACAAGGGCTACGCCTTCATCCAGTACGCGGGCGAGAGGCACGCCAGAGGGGCCGTGCTGGGCGAGAGCGGCCGTGTGCTCGCTGGGCAGACACTGG ATATCAACATGGCAGGAGAGCCCAGACCCAACAGACCCAAAGGGCTGAAGCGATCAGCGTCAGCGCTGTACAG TGGTTATGACTTTGACTATGATTACTACAGAGACGACTTCTATGACAG GCTGTTTGAATACCGCGGCCGCGTGTCTCCTGCCCCTCGAGCGGTCCCAGTGAAGCGCCCCCGTGTGGCTGTGCCGTTAGTGCGCAGAGTGAAGTCACTTCCTGTCAAACTAATGACCCGATCGGCCGCCATCACAAACAACTctgcaaaacagaaat TGAAATCCAGTGAACTTCAAGCAATTAAATCAGAGCTCACCCAGATCAAATCCAACATCGACGCTCTGCTGGGCAGGCTGGAGCAGATCACAGAGGAGAAATACTCAGCGACAG AAATCAGGAAGATGGAGGAGAGTAAGAGCGAAGTCTCGCAGGACGACTCGGCCTCCGAAACAGAAGAGCTGACAGAGGAGCCGCTGAACGGGGACGAGTGTGAGGAGGACATG AATAGTGCTGATGCTTTGCTGGACTCCCCAGCCCGAGGCTCCCGGGACTCATCttcgctgaccatctttaaactAAGAATGTGGAAAATGTTATATG GAAAACAATCACCTCTCAGAAATGGATGCGATTCTACAGTAAAAG CGGGGAGTAGGAAGAGACTGTCGGCTggaaacaaaatgttttag
- the LOC117428140 gene encoding eukaryotic translation initiation factor 2 subunit 2-like: MSGDEMIFDPNMTKKKKKKKKPFMLDEEGGEMPSEDTQPAEAKEAEPEAVEEDCDVDDDDSRKKEASYDLDDLIFFNQKKKKKKIKKKFDDEGEQSLTAGVMDIKIEGEPTEAVDDDNDLDLMLPDKKKKPRKVVFQDEGEMQDREALDDDEEGKNNDGITFVSQSGPAWAGTERDYTYDELLYRVFNIMREKNPDMVAGEKRKFVMKPPQVVRVGTKKTSFVNFTDICKLLHRQPKHLLAFLLAELGTSGSIDGNNQLVIKGRFQQKQIENVLRRYIKEYVTCHTCRSPDTILQKDTRLYFLQCETCHSRCSVASIKTGFQAVTGKRAQLRAKAN; encoded by the exons ATGTCTGGAGACGAG ATGATTTTTGACCCCAACAtgaccaagaagaagaagaagaagaagaagcccTTCATGCTGgatgaggaggggggagagatgCCCAGTGAGGACACCCAGCCAGCTGAGGCCAAGGAGGCTGAGCCCGAGGCCGTGGAGGAGGATTGCGATGTGGATGATGATGACAGCAGAAAGAAAG AAGCATCGTATGATCTGGATGACTTGATCTTTTTCAatcagaagaaaaagaagaagaaaattaaaaagaaatttGACGATGAAGGAGAGCAAAGCTTGACGGCCGGTGTGATG GATATTAAAATCGAGGGAGAGCCGACGGAAGCGGTAGATGATGACAACGACCTCGACCTGATGCTGCCCGACAAGAAGAAGAAACCCAGGAAAGTTGTTTTTCAAGACGAGGGTGAAATGCAGGACAGAGAAG CACTGGATGATGATGAAGAAGGGAAGAATAACGATGGCATCACGTTCGTTTCTCAGTCTGGACCTGCCTGGGCTGGCACCGAGCGAGACTACACCTATGATGAG CTACTGTATCGCGTGTTTAATATCATGAGAGAAAAAAACCCGGACATGGTCGCTGGAGAAAAGAGGAAGTTTGTCATGAAACCACCCCAGGTGGTGAGAGTGGGGACGAAGAAAACTTCATTCGTCAACTTCACAGATATCTGCAAACT GTTGCATCGTCAGCCGAAGCATCTCCTGGCGTTTTTATTGGCTGAGTTGGGTACAAG CGGGTCTATAGACGGCAACAACCAGCTTGTCATCAAGGGAAGATTCCAACAGAAACAGATCGAAAACGTCTTGAGGAGATACAtca AGGAGTATGTGACCTGCCACACTTGCCGGTCCCCAGACACCATCCTGCAGAAAGACACCCGTCTGTATTTCCTGCAGTGCGAGACGTGCCACTCGCGCTGCTCTGTGGCCAGCATCAAGACTGGCTTCCAGGCCGTCACGGGCAAGAGAGCTCAGCTCCGCGCCAAGGCCAACTAG